The sequence AATGTCGCGATGGACGCTACAACCTCTGCAAACAGATGCGTTTCGCCTCGTCGGCTAAAACTCACCCTCATCTCGATGGAACGTTGCAAAAGTACATGAACTGGCCATCTTGGCTGGTGCACAAGCTACCAGCGAATGTTTCGTTGACTTCGGCGGCGTTGTGCGAACCACTGAGTGTGGTGTTGCAGGGGATCAGAAGGAGTCAGCTGCAACCAGGACAGAGCGTTCTGGTGTACGGAGCGGGTGCGGTCGGGTTGCTGGCTtgtgcagctgccaaggcgAGTGGTGCTAGCTTTGTTGCTGCGGTGGATATCGATCAGGGAAGATTggcgtttgctgctgcgaatgGGTGGGCGGATGCTACCTACCTGCTTCCTCGTGCTGCGCCCGCTGCAGTAGATGGAGAGCAGACGAATGTTGGTGCTCGTCGTGCGGCGGAAGACAAAGCGGCGATCTCGTCGGCGAGTGCGTCTGCCGCAAGCCTGCTCAAAGCGCTTTCCTCTTCCGACCCTTCCTCTTCACAGCAGACAAGCTACGCTATTCAACCAGCACCCCTCGACCTTTCCAGCGAAGGTTTCGACGTGGTGTTCGAATGTACTGGTGTTCCAACCTGCGTTCAAACCGGCATCTTTGCCACGAAAGCAGGAGGAAAAGTTGTTCTGATCGGTATGGGCAACCCCATCCAAACCCTGCCCGTCGGATCAGCCTCGCTCCGCGAAGTTGACATCGTCGGCGTCTTCCGATACGCCAACACCTACCCCGTCGCTCTTGGCCTGCTAGCCGGCGGAACGCTGCGTGCCCAAGGCGGCGGTCTCCATGCCCAAGCTGTAGGTCTCCCCACCAACCTCGACACCAACGAAGGCCACGGCCCAGGAAGGAAGATGGGCGGTATCGAAAACCTCGTCTCTCACACTTTCCCCCTCAAGCACGCCATAAAGGCTTTCGAAACCCTCGCCAACGGCAAAGATCCCGAACACGGTCGAGGCGTCGTCAAGGTTTTCATCACGGACGATGACGCTTAACTCTCCCTTTTGCCATCCTCTCCCACCTTCTCATGTACATTCACTGATACACCGTCACACAATTTCGCCTTGACATCTCAGCCACTCAAGCGTCCGAGATGGGTAATGTAGCCCATCGATTTCTGATACATCAACAAATTTATCGAGCCTGACCCGCGCGTTCGCACTGCAACTCTTCGATCTGGAGAGACGATGAAAGACAAGGGCCAGTAGTGTGCACTCTGTTCACCGTTATCtcgccagcatcgtcaGTNNNNNNNNNNNNNNNNNNNNNNNNNNNNNNNNNNNNNNNNNNNNNNN comes from Mycosarcoma maydis chromosome 1, whole genome shotgun sequence and encodes:
- a CDS encoding uncharacterized protein (related to sorbitol dehydrogenase), whose product is MAPVAVTESTPIAPTAAKLNGAATHNGDMNGTITNTTGPSLFGSNTSAVLHGAKDLRIEERPYAAPIGDEVQIRVRATGLCGSDLHYYLHGRNGDFALQHSMCLGHESAGEIVAVGPNVPASLGLAVGDRVAIEAGRFCGSCLKCRDGRYNLCKQMRFASSAKTHPHLDGTLQKYMNWPSWLVHKLPANVSLTSAALCEPLSVVLQGIRRSQLQPGQSVLVYGAGAVGLLACAAAKASGASFVAAVDIDQGRLAFAAANGWADATYLLPRAAPAAVDGEQTNVGARRAAEDKAAISSASASAASLLKALSSSDPSSSQQTSYAIQPAPLDLSSEGFDVVFECTGVPTCVQTGIFATKAGGKVVLIGMGNPIQTLPVGSASLREVDIVGVFRYANTYPVALGLLAGGTLRAQGGGLHAQAVGLPTNLDTNEGHGPGRKMGGIENLVSHTFPLKHAIKAFETLANGKDPEHGRGVVKVFITDDDA